Proteins encoded within one genomic window of Mya arenaria isolate MELC-2E11 chromosome 13, ASM2691426v1:
- the LOC128214724 gene encoding uncharacterized protein LOC128214724, protein MRLFNMGAFCTLAVLMVSLSHGQLAGYGNTMTNYGYGNYGYGGYGYGDYGKGGVTYHVHQYFPAKTGGGGIFSLLIFLFVIVMIVRLLFNNDGGGKKHSSTSGYQPDTHDKHAYQPDTHDDYAYQHDYFPNYFYYPMGTEPYYYGEYRR, encoded by the exons ATGCGACTGTTCAATATGGGCGCGTTCTGCACGCTGGCAGTACTGATGGTCAGTCTGTCCCACGGACAGTTAGCCGGATATGGCAACACAATGACCA ATTATGGATATGGAAATTACGGGTACGGTGGATACGGGTACGGGGATTATGGCAAGGGCGGGGTCACGTACCACGTGCACCAGTATTTCCCTGCGAAGACTGGCGGTGGAGGCATCTTTAGTCTACTCATATTCC TTTTTGTGATAGTGATGATCGTTCGACTGCTGTTCAATAACGACGGCGGGGGCAAGAAGCACTCTAGCACCAGCGGCTACCAGCCAGACACACACGACAAGCACGCCTACCAGCCAGACACGCACGACGACTACGCCTACCAGCACGACTACTTCccaaactacttctactacccCATGGGTACGGAACCATACTACTACGGCGAGTATAGGAGATAA